Proteins co-encoded in one Acipenser ruthenus chromosome 3, fAciRut3.2 maternal haplotype, whole genome shotgun sequence genomic window:
- the ly86 gene encoding lymphocyte antigen 86, protein MKTVVVVFLVTALFPGSFEEARWPTHTVCKKDGLEVYYTSCDPLQDFGVSFEPCPPLLSQKINIRVSLILRQDIKKLYLTIKGFANGKPVIQFHYNLCEPSFERLSFCGKKRGELIYYEGAVKIPLPIIPRGRFDITLLLLNQNHFGIVCANATIFKT, encoded by the exons ATGAAGACAGTTGTAGTTGTGTTCCTGGTTACAGCTTTATTTCCTGGCAGTTTTGAAGAAGCCAGGTGGCCAACACATACTGTTTGCAAAAAAGATGGTCTGGAAGTATACTATACAAGCTGTG ATCCCTTACAGGATTTTGGGGTGAGCTTTGAACCATGTCCTCCTCTTCTTTCACAGAAGATCAACATAAGAGTCTCCCTCATACTAA GACAGGATATCAAAAAGCTCTATCTTACTATTAAGGGTTTTGCCAATGGGAAACCTGTCATACAGTTTCATTATAACCTCTGTGAGCCCAGCTTTGAGAGATTAAGTTTTTGTGGAAAAAAACGAGGAG AACTTATTTATTATGAGGGAGCAGTTAAAATACCACTGCCAATCATTCCTCGG ggGCGTTTTGACATTACCTTGCTGCTGCTGAATCAAAATCATTTTGGTATTGTGTGTGCCAATGCCACCATTTTCAAAACATAA